AACGGTCTCCCGCTTCACGCGCAACAGATTTCACTTCGACAGTACCTTCAAAAATTTCAGGTACTTCTTGTTCAAACAGACGTTTTAACAAACCTGGATGGCTACGTGATACGAAAATTTGAGGTCCTTTTGTCGTTTGTTCCACTTTGTTCACATATACTTTGATACGTTCATTTGGAAGATACGTTTCATTCGGACTACGTTCTGCTTCAGATAATACTGCTTCTGTACGTCCTAAATTCACGTAAACATAACGATGGTCCACACGGTCGATCACACCTGTCATAATGTCATCTTCTTTATCGATAAACTCTTCGTATAAAATTTCACGCTCTGCATCACGTAAACGTTGCATCACAGCTTGTTTCGCCGCTTGTGCACCGACACGGCCGAAATCTTTAGGTGTCACGTCTTCTTCGTAAATATCTCCAATTTCGTATGCTGGGTTTTTCACTAATGCCGTCGATAAATCGATTTCTTCACGGTGATCAAACACTTCTTCTACGACCTCTTTACGCGAAATCACTCGGAATGTCCCACTGTCTAAATTCAATTCAACACGGACATTACGTGCGCTGTCATAGTTTTTCTTATATGCCGTAATTAAAGCTGCTTCAATTGCATCTACTAAAACTTCTCTAGGAATTTTTTTCTCTTTTTCCAAATATTCCGTTGCTAATAATAATTCGTTACTTTCCACTCATTTTCCTCCTTACGTCTTTAAAGCATAACTGCGTGACGTGCTTTAGCGATTTTATCACGTGGAATCGTGATGGTTTTCGTCTTCGCTTTGACTTTCACTTCCATAGTAATGGCATCTTCAGTGACTGATTTCAAATGACCTAACCATTCTTTGTCACCTTCAATCGGTGCATATAATGATACAAAAATCGGTTGTTCAATCGCATTTTGAAAGCCTTTTTCATTTTTAATTGGGCGTTCTGCACCTGGTGATGACACGTCTAAATAGTACGCTTGTGGAATCGGATCTTGTTCATCCATTACTTCACTAATGCGTTCTGATGCGAGTGTACAATCATTCAAATCGACGCCACCTGGTTTATCGATGGCGATACGCAAATAATGATCTCGACCTTCTTTAGCAAACTCAACGTCTACTAATTCAAAGTTCAATTCGTCAAGGACAGGTTGTATTATGGTTTCAACTTGCTCTGTAACTTTACTCATACGAGCCCCCTTATGACTGACAAACAAATAGAAAAGAGCGGGTAACACCCACTCTTCCTACTTGAGTCTAATTTTATAAGCAACATCATTATATCATAGATTCCATTTTCCGACAAATTTATCTCTACATATCAAAGATGGACAACTGTGCTTTGTCAGGCATATTCGGTAATGAGCCTAAACTATCGAGGTATTCAATGATTTTTTGTGATACCCCTGCTTTTTTGTTCAAATCTTCTTTCGATAAGAACGGTCCATCTTCACGTGCTTCAACAATACGTTTCGCTACGTTTTCGCCAAGACCCGGCACAGCAACGAATGGCGGAATTAATGTGTCTCCTTCAATGATGAACTCATATGCCTGACTTTTCTCTAAGTTGACAGGTTGCATCCGGTAACCACGATGCGCCATTTCATTCATAATTTCTAATACAGTCAACACGTCTTTTTCTTTTTTACCTAAATCCATATATCGCGCATACATATCTTTCACAGTTTGGCGGATACTGTCTTTGTCTTTCACCATCGTAATCAAATCAAAATCTGATGCACGCACAGTAAAATAACTTGCATAATAATAAAGTGGATGATGCACTTTGAAATAAGCGATACGAACAGCCATTAACACGTAAGCTGCAGCATGGGCTTTCGGGAACATGTATTTAATTTTCTTACATGAATCCATATACCAGTCTGGCACGTTATTTTCTCTCATCACTTGCTCAAATTCCTCTGTTAAGCCTTTACCTTTACGTACTGCTTCCATAATTTTAAAGGCGAGCGACGGTTCTAAACCCGCATACATCAAGTACACCATAATATCGTCACGACAACCGATACAGCTCGACAACGTACAAGTTCCACTACGAATCAGTTCTTGTGCATTACCTAGCCATACGTCGGTACCATGTGAAAGCCCTGAAATTTGTACAAGCTCTGAAAATGTCGTCGGTTTCGTATCTTCTAACATTTGACGTACGAAGCCTGTCCCAAATTCTGGCACACCGAACGTTCCAGTTTTCGCTAAAATTTCCTCTTCTGTCACACCGAGCGCTTCTGGAGAACTGAAAATCCCCATCGTTTGTTGATCATCAACAGGAATCGTTTTCGGATCGATACCTGACAAGTCTTGTAACATCCGAATCATCGTAGGATCATCGTGTCCGAGAATATCGAGTTTCAGAACGTTATCATGGATCGAATGGAAGTCAAAGTGCGTCGTCATCCAACTTGAACTTTGATCGTCTGCTGGATATTGAATTGGCGTAAAGTCAAAAATGTCCATATAATCTGGAACAACGATAATCCCACCTGGGTGCTGACCAGTCGTACGTTTAACACCTGTACAACCTTTTACGAGACGATCGACCTCAGCACCACGCTTATGAATGCCTTGATCATTTAAGTACCCTTTCACGAAACCAAATGCCGTTTTTTCAGCGACAGTACCAATTGTTCCGGCACGATAAACATATTCCTCACCGAACAAAACTTTCGTGTAGTTATGGGCTTTCGGTTGATATTCACCACTAAAGTTCAAGTCGATATCGGGTACTTTATCCCCTTTGAAGCCTAAGAACGTTTCGAACGGAATATCTTGTCCTTCTTTGATCATCTCTGTGCCACATTCACACGTTTTATCAGGCAAGTCAAAGCCTGAACCAACCGAACCATCATCGAAAAACTCGCTCTTTTTACAACTTGGACAAATGTAATGCGGTGGCAGTGGGTTCACTTCTGTAATTTCCGTCATCGTCGCAACAAAGCTTGAACCGACCGAACCCCGAGAACCTACTAAATAACCATCTTCTAATGACTTTTTAACGAGTCGTTGCGAAATTAAATAAATAACCGCAAATCCGTTCCCAATAATACTTTCTAATTCTTTCTCTAATCGATCAATAACAATCTGTGGCAAGTCCTCACCGTACAACTGTTTCGCATGACGATAACTCATTTCACGAATTTCTTCATTTGCGCCGTCCATATTTGGCGTATACAGTTTATCTTTAATTGGAACAACTTTTTCAATGCGATCTGCCAACGCACGTGTATTTTCAACGACGATTTGATGCGCACGTTCCTCACCTAAGAAATGGAAAGCATCTAACATTTCATCGGTCGTTCTAAAATGTGCTTCTGGTAACGTCGAACGGTTCAACGGGTTACCTGGTTGAGCGGCGATTAAAATACGACGTGCAATTGCATCATGTTCATGTAAATAGTGTGCATTTCCTGTCGCAATTACAGGAATTTGATTCGTTTCTCCCACTTTTAAAATACGCTCATAAATTTCGACAAGCGTTTCATTGTCACGAATCAAGTCACGATCCAGTAAATCTTGATACAACGCAGGCGGTTGCACTTCAATATAATCATAATATTTCGCAATCCGTTCAACTTCAGATTGATCACGTTGCATGACGGCTGTAAATACTTCACCTTCATCACATGCAGTACCGACTAACAAGCCTTCACGATGCTCATCTAGTAATGAACGTGGGATACGAGGTGTACGGTAATAATATTGCACGAGTGACGCGCTGACAATTTTAAACAAGTTTTTAAGCCCTGTTTGATTTTGCACGATTAATGTGACGTGTTGAGGGCGTGCGCGTTTGTAAGCATCTTCATTCGATAATTTTTTGTTAATGTCTTGATGGTTGTGCACATCTAACGCTTTTAATTGTGCCAACATCTTCACAAAAATATAAGCTGTTGCTTCCGTATCATAAATCGCACGGTGATGTTGTGTGAGCTCTACGCCATATTTTTTAGCTAAAAAGTTCAAGCCATGTTTACCATAACTTGTGTTAATCGTACGTGACAATTCAAGTGTATCAATCACCGCATTTGTCGAAGGACCAAAGCCGAGACGTTCGTAACCGGTGTCGATAAAGCCCATGTCGAACGAGGCATTATGGGCAACGAAAATCGCGTCGCCTACCCATGCTTTAAATTCAGTGAGCACTTCTTCTATTTCAGGTGCATCTTTTAGCATATCGTCTGTAATATGCGTCAAGTTTTTAATCGTTTCAGTCAATTTTTCATGCGGATTGCTAAAACGCTCAAATTTATCAATGATTTCGCCATTTTTCACTTTCACTGCGGCCAACTCGATAATTTTATCGTACTGGTTGGACAATCCCGTCGTCTCTACGTCAAACACGACATATGTCGCATCTTGGAGCATTATATCAGACGGTTTGTACGCAATCGGCACACCATCATCAACGAGCATGCCTTCCATCCCGTAAATCATTTTAATGCCATGCTTTTCAGCTGCCGCATGCGCATCGGGATAAGCTTGTACGACGTTATGATCTGTTACTGCAATCGCATCGTGTCCCCATTGTGCAGCTTGTGCGACATAATCACCAATATGCGTCACACCATCCATTTGACTCATTGATGTATGCAAATGGAATTCCACACGTTTTTCCGTAGCTTTATCCATTTTGGGTGTACGTTTAATCGCTTCAATGTCAGACATCATCATCACGAGGTCGCGAATGAACATATCTTCTTCAATGCGACCTTGTGCGCGCACCCATTGACCTTCTTTTAATGATTTGAAATGGTCTAAGTCGTTTTTATTTTTACGCGTAAACATTTTAAGGACGAGTGAATCGGTATAGTCTGTCACCTTTAATTCGACGATGTGACGGCCACTTTTCAACTCTTTTAAATTAATGTCGAAAATGACCCCTTCAATCGCCACTTTAAACTCTTCTTCAATAATCGATTCAATCGGTCGAACATTCTCAACTTGAATCGGCTTGCCAATTTGACAACGTTCGACGGCCACTTCATCATCTTGTTGTGCACGTTGTTCTTTCATTTTTTCAATTTTAGCAGTTGCTTCGCGTGCACTTTGTTCATCTTCCTCTTGAATGTGTGCTTCTAATGATGCTAAATCTTCATCGTGACCACTTTCATCCGTTTCAAATACAACTTTTTGCACATTAAAACCACATCGTTGCATTGCGCGCACTAAGCTGCCGTTGCACACTTTATTGAAATGGTTCCCTTCAATATCGTTTTGGACAAGTATTTTAACGACATCACCTGAGACAATCATACGTTTTTGTTTTAATTGCCCTTTTACTTTAGGCGACAATTGCGTTTGTTCAATACAATCACCTAAATACTTCAGTAAATATTCATCTTGTTGTGACGCATCATTGACCGTAATTTTCCAATCTACATCTGCAATATGTTGGAAGCTTTCTTTCATCGCATGCGTAAAAACTGCATAGTCTTCATATTTTAATAATCGTGGCAACTGAATATGAAACGTCCACTTTCGTGATTTTTGGGATACATCTACACGTGTCAATTGGCCTTGATCAATGAAGTCCTGATCAAAATGGTCTAACATATTCATTTGTTTGAGAAGAATCTTAAATTTTTCTTGATTCTGTAATGTCAATTTTCTAACCACCTTATTTGAATTGCCGTGTATGCTTGGTAAAACTTTCATGTATTTGCGTGAATTTGTCCTCTTTTTTTAACTTTAGCGCTGACTTATGATTATCGCCTTGAACTCGTGTGTCTTAATACAAAGAAAAGAGACTATGAATGCGCTTCAGCCTCTTTTCTCCTCGTTTAAGTACAAATCATTGCCCCGCTAACTTTTTAATGACGTAATTGAGTCGGTTGTATAACGTTGCCCTCTTTCTATTATGAACATGTCTATTTTTCGTTAAGAGCATGTTACTTGCATACGATTGCCGTCATTCCTTTTTGAACATTTCATTTGCATACGATTGCCGTCATTCCTTTTTGAACACGTCACTTGCATACGATTGCCGTCTAGGACTCGCGTTCCCAGGGGCTGAACCTCCAACTAACCAACGCTTTGTTTTTACAGTTACATTGGTTGAAGCGTTGGTGGATTTTCCGGTTCAGCTGATCCCTCGGGAGTCTCGTCCATCCGGCAATCTTGCATGAACAAACGTAAGGAAAGAGGACATCCCCATTTAATCGACACAGTTAACGTCATTAAAAAGTTGGGCCTTTTTTCAAGCTATTTTTTACTTTTGGGACACCGTTTATAGTTTTCCCCAGTGCCTCCATTCATCGTCACCTAGTCAAACTGTGTTAAACATGGCCACTTTTCAATTTAAGAGAGAAGTCAACATTTTTTATACTATCCCTCGGGAGTCTCGTCCATCCGGCAACCATGCAAGAACAGAAGCAAAGAATGAGGGCAACTCAGCCCCTGGGAAAGCGAAACCATTAAAGCAATCCTATGCAAGTGGCATGTTTTTATTGGAAAGTGAGCAAACTCAACTTTAATTGTTATTGAAGTTGGCCGTACAGTGCCTCAAGGTGTGCCACTAAATCGTTCACATGCACATCTTCACTGTCGCCAGTATCACGACGCTTCACTTCTACGATACCTTCTGCAGCATTTTTACCCACTACCACACGAACTGGAATACCGATTAAGTCTGCATCGTTAAATTTCACACCTGCTCGCTCATTTCGGTCATCATACAGTACATCATAAGTCCCTAATAATTGATCGTACAATTGGTCTGCACATTCACGTTGTTCGTCTTTTTTAGGGTTCACTGTAATTAAATGGACATCAAATGGCGTCACTGATTTCGGCCAAATAATCCCGTTCTCATCATGGTGTTGTTCAATAATCGCGCTCAATGTTCTTGACACACCAATGCCATAACAACCCATCGTTAAGTTTTGTTCACGACCTTGTT
Above is a genomic segment from Staphylococcus delphini containing:
- the rimP gene encoding ribosome maturation factor RimP — its product is MSKVTEQVETIIQPVLDELNFELVDVEFAKEGRDHYLRIAIDKPGGVDLNDCTLASERISEVMDEQDPIPQAYYLDVSSPGAERPIKNEKGFQNAIEQPIFVSLYAPIEGDKEWLGHLKSVTEDAITMEVKVKAKTKTITIPRDKIAKARHAVML
- the nusA gene encoding transcription termination factor NusA; translated protein: MESNELLLATEYLEKEKKIPREVLVDAIEAALITAYKKNYDSARNVRVELNLDSGTFRVISRKEVVEEVFDHREEIDLSTALVKNPAYEIGDIYEEDVTPKDFGRVGAQAAKQAVMQRLRDAEREILYEEFIDKEDDIMTGVIDRVDHRYVYVNLGRTEAVLSEAERSPNETYLPNERIKVYVNKVEQTTKGPQIFVSRSHPGLLKRLFEQEVPEIFEGTVEVKSVAREAGDRSKISVYSENPDIDAVGACVGAKGARVEAVVAELGGEKIDIVQWSEDPKVFVRNALSPSQVIDVIVDEENQSTTVIVPDYQLSLAIGKRGQNARLAAKLTGWKIDIKSETDAKALGIGEEEATVETEPVAMTAEEMDLEATTDEHIEDNASLEDESKEN
- a CDS encoding PolC-type DNA polymerase III, coding for MNMLDHFDQDFIDQGQLTRVDVSQKSRKWTFHIQLPRLLKYEDYAVFTHAMKESFQHIADVDWKITVNDASQQDEYLLKYLGDCIEQTQLSPKVKGQLKQKRMIVSGDVVKILVQNDIEGNHFNKVCNGSLVRAMQRCGFNVQKVVFETDESGHDEDLASLEAHIQEEDEQSAREATAKIEKMKEQRAQQDDEVAVERCQIGKPIQVENVRPIESIIEEEFKVAIEGVIFDINLKELKSGRHIVELKVTDYTDSLVLKMFTRKNKNDLDHFKSLKEGQWVRAQGRIEEDMFIRDLVMMMSDIEAIKRTPKMDKATEKRVEFHLHTSMSQMDGVTHIGDYVAQAAQWGHDAIAVTDHNVVQAYPDAHAAAEKHGIKMIYGMEGMLVDDGVPIAYKPSDIMLQDATYVVFDVETTGLSNQYDKIIELAAVKVKNGEIIDKFERFSNPHEKLTETIKNLTHITDDMLKDAPEIEEVLTEFKAWVGDAIFVAHNASFDMGFIDTGYERLGFGPSTNAVIDTLELSRTINTSYGKHGLNFLAKKYGVELTQHHRAIYDTEATAYIFVKMLAQLKALDVHNHQDINKKLSNEDAYKRARPQHVTLIVQNQTGLKNLFKIVSASLVQYYYRTPRIPRSLLDEHREGLLVGTACDEGEVFTAVMQRDQSEVERIAKYYDYIEVQPPALYQDLLDRDLIRDNETLVEIYERILKVGETNQIPVIATGNAHYLHEHDAIARRILIAAQPGNPLNRSTLPEAHFRTTDEMLDAFHFLGEERAHQIVVENTRALADRIEKVVPIKDKLYTPNMDGANEEIREMSYRHAKQLYGEDLPQIVIDRLEKELESIIGNGFAVIYLISQRLVKKSLEDGYLVGSRGSVGSSFVATMTEITEVNPLPPHYICPSCKKSEFFDDGSVGSGFDLPDKTCECGTEMIKEGQDIPFETFLGFKGDKVPDIDLNFSGEYQPKAHNYTKVLFGEEYVYRAGTIGTVAEKTAFGFVKGYLNDQGIHKRGAEVDRLVKGCTGVKRTTGQHPGGIIVVPDYMDIFDFTPIQYPADDQSSSWMTTHFDFHSIHDNVLKLDILGHDDPTMIRMLQDLSGIDPKTIPVDDQQTMGIFSSPEALGVTEEEILAKTGTFGVPEFGTGFVRQMLEDTKPTTFSELVQISGLSHGTDVWLGNAQELIRSGTCTLSSCIGCRDDIMVYLMYAGLEPSLAFKIMEAVRKGKGLTEEFEQVMRENNVPDWYMDSCKKIKYMFPKAHAAAYVLMAVRIAYFKVHHPLYYYASYFTVRASDFDLITMVKDKDSIRQTVKDMYARYMDLGKKEKDVLTVLEIMNEMAHRGYRMQPVNLEKSQAYEFIIEGDTLIPPFVAVPGLGENVAKRIVEAREDGPFLSKEDLNKKAGVSQKIIEYLDSLGSLPNMPDKAQLSIFDM